A single genomic interval of Cupriavidus necator harbors:
- a CDS encoding TonB-dependent receptor translates to MQTATRSVTLEGPAGRFRVRPLALLMAAIGAGTPLLSEAQEVAAGAAVAQTGTSGAGAKQEGPTAKADGGELNAVEVRVDRIKSDLVSPTRQVTVLEREEIEELKVGSTNLATMLSKLIPGMADSSRTVTDFGQTLRGRGTLILVDGIPLNTNRDSARNLATIDSSNIEKIEVMRGSSAIYGAGANGGIIAITTRPAGGAPSADTTVTLGTPLTRLSKEGLSANVQQHFSGSQGPIDYAFHLGAQRIGGSYDAHGHRIAPEPSQGDLFDSNVYNVSGKLGWRIDSQQRIELSVSQYQAKQNTDYASDPSVARLTPGTAAARAIKGLQLENQNELRNTVVNLGYQNLDLLGSTVSTQIYYRDYFTRFPPFDARAVATRGGNVDQVSQNSDVFGGRLTISTPLGADKKTKLLWGADYNQERSDMPLDVFDPRAYDQSGGLVFNKTGSLTYMPPLTTRSGGIFGQLQHKFNEQWSMEGGARYERASATFDDFVPLSQSRVSNPVAVQGGTVNYGAWLFNIGGAYAPVKNQEFYASFGQGFQLPDIGLQIRNARPGFNINSSSLEPVKTNNYEIGWRGAFGNTMASLALFYTTSQLGDVQSFNNGLILTRTKERIAGVEASADYLSDSETWGAGGTFTWINGREQPQGSSSFQNMTGYRIPPLKLTAYVQYRPISTWSNRLQVTYYGGRDYRLNDQNSFGRREVSSYTTVDLISRYQVSKKDTITVGIENLFNRYYYPLYSQLMRNSNNTSRLPAAGITLTAMYQHRW, encoded by the coding sequence ATGCAAACCGCAACGCGCTCAGTCACCCTGGAGGGGCCGGCCGGCCGCTTCCGGGTCCGTCCGCTCGCCCTTCTCATGGCCGCCATCGGCGCGGGCACTCCGCTGCTGTCAGAAGCACAGGAGGTGGCCGCCGGCGCCGCCGTGGCACAAACCGGGACGTCCGGTGCGGGGGCGAAGCAGGAAGGCCCGACCGCTAAGGCCGACGGCGGCGAGCTGAATGCGGTGGAGGTCAGGGTCGACCGGATCAAGAGCGATCTCGTCAGCCCGACGCGCCAGGTGACGGTGCTGGAGCGCGAGGAAATCGAGGAGCTGAAGGTGGGCTCCACCAATCTCGCGACCATGCTGAGCAAGCTGATCCCGGGCATGGCGGACTCCAGCCGCACGGTCACGGACTTCGGCCAGACGCTGCGCGGGCGCGGCACGCTGATCCTGGTGGATGGCATTCCGCTCAACACCAACCGGGATTCGGCGCGCAACCTCGCCACCATCGATTCCAGCAACATCGAGAAGATCGAAGTCATGCGCGGCAGCAGCGCGATCTATGGCGCCGGCGCCAACGGCGGCATTATCGCGATCACCACGCGGCCCGCGGGCGGCGCGCCCAGCGCGGATACCACGGTGACGCTCGGCACCCCGCTGACGCGGCTGAGCAAGGAAGGGCTCAGCGCCAATGTCCAGCAGCATTTTTCAGGCAGCCAGGGGCCGATCGACTACGCGTTCCACCTCGGCGCGCAGCGTATCGGCGGCTCCTACGACGCGCACGGCCACCGCATCGCGCCGGAGCCCAGCCAGGGCGACCTGTTCGATTCCAACGTCTACAACGTCAGCGGCAAGCTGGGCTGGCGCATCGACAGCCAGCAGCGCATCGAACTGAGCGTGAGCCAGTACCAGGCCAAGCAGAACACCGACTACGCCTCCGATCCGTCGGTGGCCAGGCTGACGCCGGGCACCGCCGCGGCGCGGGCGATCAAGGGGCTGCAGCTGGAAAACCAGAACGAACTGCGCAACACCGTGGTCAATCTGGGCTACCAGAACCTGGACCTGCTCGGCAGCACGGTGTCGACGCAGATCTACTACCGCGACTACTTCACCCGCTTCCCCCCGTTCGATGCGCGCGCGGTGGCCACGCGTGGCGGCAATGTGGACCAGGTCAGCCAGAACAGCGACGTGTTCGGCGGGCGCCTGACCATCAGCACCCCGCTGGGTGCCGACAAGAAGACCAAGCTGCTGTGGGGCGCTGACTACAACCAGGAGCGCAGCGACATGCCGCTCGACGTGTTCGATCCGCGCGCCTACGACCAGAGCGGCGGGCTGGTCTTCAACAAGACCGGTTCGCTGACCTACATGCCGCCGCTGACCACCCGCAGCGGCGGGATCTTCGGGCAGCTTCAGCACAAGTTCAACGAGCAGTGGTCGATGGAAGGCGGCGCGCGCTATGAACGCGCCAGCGCCACGTTCGACGACTTCGTGCCGCTGTCGCAATCGCGGGTCAGCAACCCGGTCGCGGTCCAGGGCGGCACCGTCAACTACGGCGCGTGGCTCTTCAATATCGGCGGTGCGTACGCGCCGGTGAAGAACCAGGAGTTCTATGCCTCGTTCGGCCAGGGCTTCCAGTTGCCCGATATCGGCCTGCAGATCCGCAATGCGCGGCCGGGCTTCAATATCAATTCGTCGAGCCTTGAGCCGGTCAAGACCAACAACTATGAAATCGGCTGGCGCGGCGCATTCGGCAATACGATGGCGAGCCTGGCGCTGTTCTACACCACCTCGCAGCTGGGCGACGTGCAGAGCTTCAACAACGGCCTGATCCTGACCCGGACCAAGGAACGCATCGCAGGCGTTGAGGCTTCCGCCGACTACCTGAGCGACAGCGAGACCTGGGGCGCCGGCGGCACGTTCACCTGGATCAACGGCCGCGAGCAGCCGCAAGGCAGCAGCAGCTTCCAGAACATGACGGGCTATCGCATCCCGCCGCTGAAGCTGACCGCCTACGTCCAGTACCGGCCGATCAGCACTTGGAGCAACCGCCTGCAGGTGACCTACTACGGCGGCCGCGACTACCGGCTCAACGACCAGAACAGCTTCGGGCGGCGCGAGGTCAGCAGCTACACCACCGTCGACCTGATCAGCCGCTACCAGGTCAGCAAGAAGGACACGATCACGGTGGGGATCGAGAACCTGTTCAACCGCTACTACTACCCGTTGTACAGCCAGCTGATGCGCAACAGCAATAACACCAGCCGCCTGCCGGCTGCGGGCATCACGCTGACCGCGATGTACCAGCACCGCTGGTAA
- a CDS encoding M23 family metallopeptidase produces the protein MHASRLSSRPRAFAGLIWLVVSIGLIWLAWPWLRPPLERAIYVARLSVRPAPVALPVPVQGIVPGALRDTWHGARSGGRKHEGIDIFAPRGRPVVSATEGIVTRVGTNKLGGKVVWVMGPGRQLHYYAHLDDYAGVRAGDVIVPGTVLGYVGTSGNARGTPPHLHYGVYTAGGAINPYPLLKAPAPGGGAAARGGAR, from the coding sequence ATGCATGCCTCCCGTCTGTCTTCCCGTCCCCGCGCTTTCGCCGGCCTGATCTGGCTGGTGGTGAGCATCGGCCTGATCTGGCTCGCCTGGCCCTGGTTGCGGCCGCCACTCGAACGCGCGATCTACGTGGCCCGGCTCTCGGTCCGCCCCGCGCCGGTGGCATTGCCGGTGCCGGTCCAGGGCATTGTCCCGGGCGCGCTGCGCGATACCTGGCACGGCGCGCGCTCCGGCGGACGCAAGCATGAGGGCATCGATATCTTTGCGCCGCGCGGCCGCCCGGTGGTGTCGGCTACCGAGGGCATTGTCACGCGCGTGGGCACCAACAAGCTGGGCGGTAAGGTGGTGTGGGTGATGGGGCCCGGGCGCCAGCTGCATTACTACGCCCATCTTGACGACTACGCCGGCGTGCGTGCCGGCGACGTGATTGTGCCCGGCACGGTGCTGGGCTATGTCGGCACAAGCGGCAATGCGCGGGGCACGCCGCCCCACCTGCACTATGGCGTCTACACCGCGGGCGGGGCGATCAATCCCTACCCGCTGCTGAAGGCGCCCGCGCCAGGGGGCGGGGCGGCCGCGCGAGGCGGCGCACGCTAG
- a CDS encoding nucleobase:cation symporter-2 family protein — MAPLLFKVEDRPPRLTTFLLALQHLLAALGGIIAVPLVIGGALKLPPDQVIALVNAALLGSGIVTIIQCKGIGPVGIRMPCVMGTSFAFVGAAISVGVEHGVAGILGSALAGSLVMILGSFFMPAIRKLFPHTVTSVVVTMIGLSLIPVAIDWAAGGQGSSRYGAPGNLAIAVAVLALVVAVVQWGKGMLSASAIVVGIAGGYLLCLALGLVDFTQFHQAPIIAVPQPLHFGMSFPISGIVAMSIAFLVTIVESTGTFMALGAATQRPISGKCLSRGILCDGFGSAFAALVSSPPLSTFAQNVGVVSLTGVASRHVVALTGVMLLLAGLFPVLGALVVTIPQPVLGGAGLMMFAMIVSGGIQMLSTVKFTQRNTLIVAVSIGCGLAVTFRPELLSKLPAFVHEVFGSGITVGSLSAVILNLLLPGGKDEPAEQAGHGTVGEAA, encoded by the coding sequence ATGGCGCCCTTGCTATTCAAGGTGGAAGACCGCCCCCCTCGGCTGACGACGTTTTTGCTTGCGCTCCAGCATCTGCTGGCCGCCCTGGGCGGCATCATTGCGGTGCCGCTGGTCATTGGCGGTGCGCTGAAGCTGCCGCCGGACCAGGTCATTGCCCTGGTGAATGCGGCCCTGCTTGGCTCGGGCATCGTCACCATCATCCAGTGCAAGGGCATTGGCCCGGTGGGCATCCGCATGCCATGCGTGATGGGCACCAGCTTCGCCTTTGTCGGCGCGGCCATCAGCGTGGGCGTCGAACACGGCGTGGCTGGCATCCTGGGCTCGGCGCTGGCGGGTTCGCTGGTGATGATCCTGGGCAGCTTCTTCATGCCGGCGATCCGCAAGCTGTTTCCGCATACCGTCACCAGCGTGGTAGTCACCATGATCGGCCTGTCGCTGATTCCGGTGGCCATCGACTGGGCCGCAGGCGGCCAGGGCAGCAGCCGCTATGGCGCACCCGGCAACCTGGCGATTGCCGTCGCGGTGCTGGCGCTGGTGGTCGCGGTGGTGCAGTGGGGCAAGGGCATGCTGTCGGCCTCGGCCATTGTGGTCGGCATTGCCGGCGGCTACCTGCTCTGCCTGGCGCTGGGCCTGGTCGACTTCACCCAGTTTCACCAGGCGCCGATCATCGCGGTGCCGCAGCCGCTGCACTTCGGGATGTCGTTCCCAATCTCCGGCATCGTCGCCATGTCGATCGCTTTCCTGGTGACCATCGTCGAATCCACGGGCACGTTCATGGCACTGGGCGCGGCCACGCAGCGGCCGATTTCCGGTAAATGCCTGTCGCGCGGCATCCTGTGCGATGGCTTTGGCTCGGCCTTTGCGGCACTGGTGTCGAGCCCGCCGCTGTCCACCTTTGCGCAGAACGTCGGCGTGGTTTCGCTGACCGGCGTGGCCAGCCGCCATGTGGTCGCGCTGACCGGCGTCATGCTGCTGCTGGCGGGGCTGTTCCCGGTGCTGGGCGCGCTGGTGGTGACGATTCCGCAGCCGGTGCTGGGCGGCGCCGGCCTGATGATGTTCGCGATGATCGTGTCGGGCGGGATCCAGATGCTCAGCACCGTCAAGTTCACGCAGCGCAATACCCTGATCGTGGCCGTGTCGATCGGCTGCGGCCTGGCGGTGACGTTCCGCCCGGAACTGCTGTCCAAGCTGCCTGCCTTCGTCCATGAAGTGTTTGGCTCCGGCATCACGGTGGGCTCGCTGTCGGCGGTGATCCTCAACCTGCTGCTGCCCGGCGGCAAGGACGAGCCTGCCGAACAAGCCGGCCACGGCACCGTCGGCGAGGCTGCCTGA
- a CDS encoding cytochrome c biogenesis CcdA family protein gives MIDAFLAFAAGVLTIASPCVLPVLPMLLAGSVGESGRLRPLAIALGFVSAFSALGIVFGALSSAFSEAPGVVRNAAILLLLGAGLARLWPAGFERLAAPLAGVVDRLAGAGGRTGTGVAGGFVLGMTLGAVWTPCAGPVLASILALVAKAQDLHRAAGLLALFAAGAAIPMLGIAYGGQFATTHVRRLARHTHRLQQGFGVLVVATAIAMYFQYDTLAVAWLTSLFPASQPGA, from the coding sequence ATGATCGACGCCTTCCTTGCCTTTGCCGCCGGCGTGCTGACTATTGCCTCGCCCTGTGTGCTGCCGGTGCTGCCCATGCTGCTGGCCGGCTCGGTGGGCGAATCCGGCCGGCTGCGCCCGCTGGCGATAGCGCTTGGCTTCGTCAGCGCGTTTTCCGCGCTGGGCATAGTCTTTGGCGCACTGTCCAGCGCCTTCAGCGAAGCCCCAGGCGTGGTGCGCAACGCGGCCATCCTGTTGCTGCTGGGTGCCGGCCTGGCACGGCTCTGGCCGGCGGGCTTCGAGCGCCTGGCGGCCCCGTTAGCCGGCGTGGTCGACCGCCTGGCGGGCGCCGGCGGCCGGACCGGCACCGGCGTGGCCGGCGGCTTTGTGCTGGGCATGACGCTGGGCGCGGTGTGGACCCCGTGCGCCGGGCCGGTGCTGGCGTCGATCCTCGCGCTGGTGGCCAAGGCGCAAGACCTGCATCGCGCCGCCGGCCTGCTGGCGCTGTTCGCGGCTGGCGCGGCCATCCCGATGCTGGGCATTGCCTATGGCGGCCAGTTCGCCACCACTCACGTGCGCCGGCTGGCGCGTCACACGCACCGGCTGCAGCAAGGCTTCGGCGTGCTGGTGGTGGCGACCGCCATCGCCATGTACTTCCAGTACGACACCCTTGCCGTCGCCTGGCTGACCTCCCTTTTCCCTGCCTCCCAACCTGGAGCCTGA
- a CDS encoding thioredoxin family protein: MHRLLRTLLATTAIVAAQHAAAAPADYGKAPEFTGIDKWLNSEPLTVAGLRGKVVLVDFWTYSCINCINTLPHVRQWYDKYRDKGLVVVGVHTPEFPFEKSTANVQAALKRFDIRYPVAQDNAYATWNAWRNQYWPALYLVDANGTVVYKHFGEGNYAQTEAAIQKALGKNK, from the coding sequence ATGCATCGCTTGCTTCGTACCCTGCTTGCCACTACCGCCATCGTCGCCGCCCAGCATGCCGCCGCCGCCCCTGCCGACTATGGCAAGGCGCCGGAATTCACCGGCATCGACAAGTGGCTCAACTCTGAACCGCTGACCGTTGCCGGGCTGCGCGGCAAGGTCGTGCTGGTCGATTTCTGGACCTATAGCTGCATCAACTGCATCAACACGCTGCCCCATGTGCGTCAGTGGTACGACAAATACCGCGACAAGGGCCTGGTCGTGGTCGGCGTCCACACCCCGGAGTTCCCCTTCGAGAAGTCCACCGCCAACGTGCAGGCAGCGCTCAAGCGCTTCGATATCCGCTACCCGGTAGCGCAGGACAACGCCTATGCCACCTGGAACGCCTGGCGCAACCAGTACTGGCCGGCGCTCTACCTGGTCGACGCCAACGGCACCGTGGTCTACAAGCATTTTGGCGAAGGGAATTACGCCCAGACCGAAGCGGCCATTCAGAAGGCGCTGGGCAAGAACAAGTAA
- a CDS encoding zf-TFIIB domain-containing protein has product MDCPVCPQTQLVMSERQGIEIDYCPKCRGVWLDRGELDKILERSVATAPAQQAAPMQQMPQQTPPPRQEYQRGHGDRDRYYEREQKHYKKKSIWHELFD; this is encoded by the coding sequence ATGGATTGTCCGGTGTGCCCGCAAACGCAACTCGTGATGTCCGAACGCCAGGGCATCGAGATCGATTACTGCCCGAAATGCCGCGGTGTCTGGCTGGACCGGGGCGAACTCGACAAGATCCTTGAGCGCTCCGTGGCAACCGCCCCGGCACAGCAGGCGGCGCCGATGCAGCAAATGCCGCAGCAAACCCCGCCCCCGCGACAGGAATACCAGCGCGGCCATGGCGACCGCGACCGGTACTATGAGCGCGAGCAGAAGCACTATAAGAAGAAGAGCATCTGGCACGAACTGTTCGACTGA